One genomic window of Deltaproteobacteria bacterium includes the following:
- a CDS encoding PIN domain-containing protein — protein MKLKLYLDSCVYNRPFDFQGQERVALETSAFIYLIDKIEKEDYVIVVSEALIYENNINPDEERKNRIHSYFKLADELVRVDDSDVERVISLKRYGLSDMDALHITLAEKCKADYFITCDDEIVRLYKTHQDSIKVKVLGIIEFIAKEKK, from the coding sequence ATGAAATTGAAATTATATTTGGATTCGTGCGTGTATAATAGGCCTTTTGATTTTCAGGGGCAGGAACGGGTGGCTTTAGAGACAAGCGCATTCATTTACCTCATAGATAAAATAGAAAAAGAGGATTATGTTATTGTTGTGTCGGAAGCGTTGATTTACGAGAATAATATAAACCCCGATGAAGAAAGGAAAAACAGAATACACTCATACTTTAAATTAGCAGATGAACTTGTCAGAGTGGATGATTCAGATGTTGAAAGAGTAATATCTTTAAAAAGATATGGACTATCAGATATGGATGCCTTACATATTACATTAGCTGAGAAGTGTAAGGCTGATTACTTTATTACCTGTGATGATGAGATAGTAAGACTATATAAAACACATCAGGACTCAATAAAAGTAAAAGTTTTGGGCATAATTGAATTTATCGCAAAGGAGAAGAAATAA
- a CDS encoding type II toxin-antitoxin system VapC family toxin, with translation MKTLVLDSYVLLAYFEKEKGWDKIAEVLQQASEGTCQLFLSVVNWGEVYYITLREYNEEYAEKVRHALENMPVEIVEVSRKATLYAARHKAAGGLSYADCFVIGLAETIKGAEILTGDREFKRVEKTVKIQWM, from the coding sequence TTGAAGACGCTCGTCCTCGATAGTTACGTGCTTTTGGCTTATTTCGAGAAGGAAAAAGGCTGGGATAAGATAGCAGAAGTTCTGCAGCAAGCGTCCGAGGGAACATGCCAATTGTTCCTTTCGGTGGTAAACTGGGGAGAGGTATATTACATCACGCTCCGTGAATACAACGAGGAATATGCCGAAAAAGTCAGGCACGCTTTGGAAAACATGCCGGTTGAAATTGTAGAAGTAAGCCGGAAGGCGACTTTGTACGCAGCAAGGCATAAGGCGGCGGGCGGCCTTTCTTATGCGGATTGCTTTGTTATCGGACTCGCCGAGACTATCAAGGGCGCGGAGATACTAACCGGCGATAGAGAATTTAAACGGGTTGAAAAAACGGTAAAGATTCAGTGGATGTAG
- a CDS encoding AbrB/MazE/SpoVT family DNA-binding domain-containing protein, whose protein sequence is MKTSMVTLKGQIVIPAEIRRKLELKKGNKVAIIEQEGGFLVRPLSKQYFEQFAGILPDKGKATSALLEERRKEQKLEDARPR, encoded by the coding sequence ATGAAAACTTCTATGGTAACGTTAAAGGGACAGATTGTTATCCCTGCAGAAATACGGCGTAAGCTTGAATTGAAAAAGGGAAACAAAGTCGCAATTATCGAGCAGGAGGGCGGCTTTCTTGTAAGACCATTATCCAAACAATACTTTGAGCAGTTTGCAGGTATTCTTCCGGATAAGGGTAAAGCAACAAGTGCGCTCCTGGAAGAAAGAAGAAAGGAGCAAAAACTTGAAGACGCTCGTCCTCGATAG